In Brienomyrus brachyistius isolate T26 chromosome 19, BBRACH_0.4, whole genome shotgun sequence, one DNA window encodes the following:
- the LOC125714829 gene encoding uncharacterized protein LOC125714829 isoform X3: protein MSWTNFCILHNRWISFLKLEVISQLGKIAEKLQTVGQINTEHITYCSRSTGNVKRDTSEGKMFLAAFIVTVLLLSGVSVKSAAVNSREGDDVTLLCHNVVYPDCSSTTWIYYPIQTKTRIILINRGKIEDSHRDGKMKLQADCSLHIHNVSAVDAGLYTCQQFIDIFKHGDDAKVYLSVLTISPVAGLEASRALQCLLYTHEGPGRCDRAPFHTVTLRWVSDTDPPGQKDPNSQTRTDPCNSTLPIDHRRTEKDQRKWRCQLLDAGKVTLTYSYTSDILTHAIPASVSPCLLSSAARDRLQAPLLPYTV from the exons ATGAGCTGGACCAACTTCTGCATTTTGCACAACAGATGGATTTCGTTTCTTAAACTGGAAGTCATTTCTCAACTTGGGAAAATTGCAGAAAAGCTGCAAACAGTGGGTCAGATTAACACTGAACACATCACCTATTGTTCGAGAAGCACCGGGAACGTCAAGAGGGACACATCTGAAGGGAAAATGTTTCTGGCTGCGTTCATCGTGACGGTGCTCCTCCTCTCAG GTGTCAGTGTAAAATCAGCTGCTGTAAACTCCAGGGAAGGAGATGATGTTACTCTGCTGTGTCACAATGTGGTTTATCCTGACTGCTCCTCCACTACATGGATATATTACCCCATACAAACTAAAACACGCATTATACTGATTAATCGTGGGAAAATCGAAGACTCGCACAGAGATGGGAAAATGAAGCTGCAAGCAGACTGTTCTCTGCACATTCATAATGTCAGTGCTGTAGATGCTGGGCTCTATACATGTCAGCAGTTTATTGACATCTTTAAGCATGGAGATGATGCCAAAGTTTATCTCTCTGTTCTTACCA TTTCTCCAGTTGCAGGGCTGGAGGCTAGCAGGGCCCTGCAGTGTCTGCTGTACACCCATGAAGGTCCTGGACGGTGTGATCGTGCCCCGTTTCACACTGTGACTCTGCGGTGGGTTAGTGACACAGACCCCCCGGGGCAGAAAGATCCCAACTCCCAGACACGCACAGACCCCTGTAACTCCACTCTGCCGATTGACCATCGGAGGACAGAGAAGGACCAGAGGAAATGGCGATGTCAGCTGCTGGATGCGGGGAAGGTGACGCTCACATACAGCTACACATCTG ACATCCTTACCCATGCCATCCCAGCCAGCGTGTCTCCCTGCTTGCTGTCCTCGGCAGccagggataggctccaggcccctctGCTACCCTACACAGTatga
- the LOC125714829 gene encoding uncharacterized protein LOC125714829 isoform X1, with the protein MSWTNFCILHNRWISFLKLEVISQLGKIAEKLQTVGQINTEHITYCSRSTGNVKRDTSEGKMFLAAFIVTVLLLSGVSVKSAAVNSREGDDVTLLCHNVVYPDCSSTTWIYYPIQTKTRIILINRGKIEDSHRDGKMKLQADCSLHIHNVSAVDAGLYTCQQFIDIFKHGDDAKVYLSVLTISPVAGLEASRALQCLLYTHEGPGRCDRAPFHTVTLRWVSDTDPPGQKDPNSQTRTDPCNSTLPIDHRRTEKDQRKWRCQLLDAGKVTLTYSYTSDSSGYSQMAATSIELPVRLTVFFLALITPPIIGAAHYMRRRKMLPKGQEYENTRTKTSTL; encoded by the exons ATGAGCTGGACCAACTTCTGCATTTTGCACAACAGATGGATTTCGTTTCTTAAACTGGAAGTCATTTCTCAACTTGGGAAAATTGCAGAAAAGCTGCAAACAGTGGGTCAGATTAACACTGAACACATCACCTATTGTTCGAGAAGCACCGGGAACGTCAAGAGGGACACATCTGAAGGGAAAATGTTTCTGGCTGCGTTCATCGTGACGGTGCTCCTCCTCTCAG GTGTCAGTGTAAAATCAGCTGCTGTAAACTCCAGGGAAGGAGATGATGTTACTCTGCTGTGTCACAATGTGGTTTATCCTGACTGCTCCTCCACTACATGGATATATTACCCCATACAAACTAAAACACGCATTATACTGATTAATCGTGGGAAAATCGAAGACTCGCACAGAGATGGGAAAATGAAGCTGCAAGCAGACTGTTCTCTGCACATTCATAATGTCAGTGCTGTAGATGCTGGGCTCTATACATGTCAGCAGTTTATTGACATCTTTAAGCATGGAGATGATGCCAAAGTTTATCTCTCTGTTCTTACCA TTTCTCCAGTTGCAGGGCTGGAGGCTAGCAGGGCCCTGCAGTGTCTGCTGTACACCCATGAAGGTCCTGGACGGTGTGATCGTGCCCCGTTTCACACTGTGACTCTGCGGTGGGTTAGTGACACAGACCCCCCGGGGCAGAAAGATCCCAACTCCCAGACACGCACAGACCCCTGTAACTCCACTCTGCCGATTGACCATCGGAGGACAGAGAAGGACCAGAGGAAATGGCGATGTCAGCTGCTGGATGCGGGGAAGGTGACGCTCACATACAGCTACACATCTG ACAGCTCAGGCTACAGCCAGATGGCTGCTACAAGCATAG AGCTTCCAGTGAGATTGACGGTCTTCTTCCTGGCCCTAATCACTCCCCCCATCATTGGTGCCGCCCATTacatgaggaggaggaagatgcTTCCAAAAG GGCAAGAATATGAAAACACCAGGACAAAAACATCTACTTTATAG
- the abcd4 gene encoding ATP-binding cassette sub-family D member 4 isoform X2 yields MCSCLGLCWQSHCSLIIYQVGVIPSKFYKVLASKDFPGFKGLLLFAGLLIVLNSMLKSLDQYICSLMYVSWRRALTERLHGAYFQGRVYYTLNVLPEDLDNPDQRISQDAERLCKQMSAMASRLILSPFTVAYYTYHCFHSTGWVGPISIFGYFIVGTLTNKVLMGPIVATLVEQEKLEGDFRFKHMQIRVNAESAAFYRAGKVEHMRTDRRLQRLLQTQRSLMTKEFWLYIGVNTFDYLGGFLSYIVIAMPILTGVYDGLSPGELSALISRNAFVCIYLINCFTQLMDLSTTLSDVAGYTHRIGELMEVMDDIIRKQCDYDPTSGDSYDFDSDLDAPHRHVDTAFILDRLSYKCPQSDSLLVKDLSLKISQGTHLLVVGDTGTGKTSFLRVLNRLWESSSGFVQMTTFFGPRGLLFLPQKPYLTDGTLREQVIYPLKDTYPVSGSVDDERILQFLELAGISSLLKRTGGLDEEVDWSWYDVLSPGEMQRLCFARLFYLQPKYAVLDEATSALTEEAEGQLYRACKQLGMTLVSLGHRSSLDKHHDMKLRLCGDGRWELTELRA; encoded by the exons ATGTGCTCATGTTTGGGACTTTGTTGGCAGTCACACTGTTCG CTGATCATTTACCAAGTAGGTGTCATTCCAAGCAAGTTCTACAAAGTGCTTGCAAGCAAAGACTTTCCTGGTTTCAAAGGCCTCCTGTTGTTTGCTGGGCTTCTGATAGTGCTGAACTCCATG CTGAAGAGCCTGGACCAGTATATCTGCAGCCTGATGTATGTGAGCTGGCGGAGGGCTCTGACTGAGCGGCTGCATGGCGCCTACTTCCAGGGCAGGGTCTACTACACGCTGAACGTGCTGCCTGAGGATCTGGACAACCC agaccAGCGCATCAGCCAGGACGCGGAGAGGCTGTGTAAGCAGATGAGCGCCATGGCCAGCCGCCTCATCCTGTCCCCCTTCACCGTGGCCTATTACACCTACCACTGCTTCCACAG CACTGGCTGGGTGGGACCCATCAGTATCTTCGGCTACTTCATCGTGGGGACTCTCACCAACAAAGTGTTGATGGGCCCCATCGTGGCCACGCTGGTCGAGCAGGAGAAGCTAGAGGGAGACTTCAG ATTCAAGCACATGCAGATCCGGGTTAACGCCGAATCTGCCGCCTTCTACAG GGCTGGAAAGGTGGAGCACATGAGAACAGACCGAAGACTGCAGCGCCTCCTGCAGACCCAGAGGAGCCTGATGACAAAGGAGTTCTGGCTATACA TTGGGGTGAACACCTTCGACTACCTGGGGGGCTTCCTGAGCTACATAGTCATCGCCATGCCCATCCTCACAGGGGTGTATGATGGGCTGAGTCCCGGGGAGCTCAGCGCCCTCATCAGCAGG aatgcttttGTCTGCATCTACTTGATAAACTGCTTCACTCAGCTGATGGACCTGTCCACCACACTTTCTGATGTGGCTGGATACACCCACAG GATTGGAGAGTTGATGGAGGTGATGGACGACATCATCCGGAAGCAATGTGACTACGATCCCACATCCGGGGATTCGTATGACTTTGACAG TGATCTGGACGCCCCGCACCGCCACGTGGATACAGCTTTCATTCTGGACCGGCTGTCCTACAAGTGTCCCCAGTCGGACAGTCTCCTAGTGAAAGACCTGAGCCTGAAGATCAGCCAGGGGACACACCTCCTGGTTGTGGGCGACACAGGGACTGGGAAGACCTCCTTCCTGAGGGTCCTCAACAGGCTGTGGGAGTCCTCCAGTG GCTTTGTCCAGATGACCACGTTCTTTGGACCCCGTGGCCTTCTGTTTCTCCCTCAGAAGCCGTACCTGACTGATGGAACGTTGAGAGAGCAG GTTATCTACCCCTTAAAGGACACATACCCAGTCTCGG GCTCTGTGGACGACGAGAGGATCCTTCAGTTCCTCGAGTTGGCCGGCATT TCCAGTCTCTTGAAGAGGACAGGGGGGCTGGATGAGGAAGTGGACTGGAGCTG GTACGATGTGCTGTCGCCCGGGGAAATGCAGCGGCTGTGTTTCGCCCGCCTCTTCTACCTGCAGCCCAAATACGCAG TGCTGGACGAGGCCACCAGCGCATTGACTGAGGAGGCGGAGGGGCAGCTCTACCGGGCCTGTAAACAGCTGGGCATGACGCTGGTGAGCCTGGGCCACCGCAGCAGCCTGGACAAG CATCACGACATGAAGCTGAGGCTCTGTGGAGACGGCAGATGGGAGCTGACTGAGCTGAGAGCGTGA
- the LOC125714829 gene encoding uncharacterized protein LOC125714829 isoform X2, producing the protein MSWTNFCILHNRWISFLKLEVISQLGKIAEKLQTVGQINTEHITYCSRSTGNVKRDTSEGKMFLAAFIVTVLLLSGVSVKSAAVNSREGDDVTLLCHNVVYPDCSSTTWIYYPIQTKTRIILINRGKIEDSHRDGKMKLQADCSLHIHNVSAVDAGLYTCQQFIDIFKHGDDAKVYLSVLTIAGLEASRALQCLLYTHEGPGRCDRAPFHTVTLRWVSDTDPPGQKDPNSQTRTDPCNSTLPIDHRRTEKDQRKWRCQLLDAGKVTLTYSYTSDSSGYSQMAATSIELPVRLTVFFLALITPPIIGAAHYMRRRKMLPKGQEYENTRTKTSTL; encoded by the exons ATGAGCTGGACCAACTTCTGCATTTTGCACAACAGATGGATTTCGTTTCTTAAACTGGAAGTCATTTCTCAACTTGGGAAAATTGCAGAAAAGCTGCAAACAGTGGGTCAGATTAACACTGAACACATCACCTATTGTTCGAGAAGCACCGGGAACGTCAAGAGGGACACATCTGAAGGGAAAATGTTTCTGGCTGCGTTCATCGTGACGGTGCTCCTCCTCTCAG GTGTCAGTGTAAAATCAGCTGCTGTAAACTCCAGGGAAGGAGATGATGTTACTCTGCTGTGTCACAATGTGGTTTATCCTGACTGCTCCTCCACTACATGGATATATTACCCCATACAAACTAAAACACGCATTATACTGATTAATCGTGGGAAAATCGAAGACTCGCACAGAGATGGGAAAATGAAGCTGCAAGCAGACTGTTCTCTGCACATTCATAATGTCAGTGCTGTAGATGCTGGGCTCTATACATGTCAGCAGTTTATTGACATCTTTAAGCATGGAGATGATGCCAAAGTTTATCTCTCTGTTCTTACCA TTGCAGGGCTGGAGGCTAGCAGGGCCCTGCAGTGTCTGCTGTACACCCATGAAGGTCCTGGACGGTGTGATCGTGCCCCGTTTCACACTGTGACTCTGCGGTGGGTTAGTGACACAGACCCCCCGGGGCAGAAAGATCCCAACTCCCAGACACGCACAGACCCCTGTAACTCCACTCTGCCGATTGACCATCGGAGGACAGAGAAGGACCAGAGGAAATGGCGATGTCAGCTGCTGGATGCGGGGAAGGTGACGCTCACATACAGCTACACATCTG ACAGCTCAGGCTACAGCCAGATGGCTGCTACAAGCATAG AGCTTCCAGTGAGATTGACGGTCTTCTTCCTGGCCCTAATCACTCCCCCCATCATTGGTGCCGCCCATTacatgaggaggaggaagatgcTTCCAAAAG GGCAAGAATATGAAAACACCAGGACAAAAACATCTACTTTATAG
- the LOC125715061 gene encoding zinc finger MYM-type protein 1-like: MQWIFFPVQEGVLGVVTHVRMAAAKKKKLDIRSFFSKKSVTEPKQLCCVSDSDGEKGSQGTEADQPCCSSGEEARSQEVAILSDTSAVRGEELGSKETGPPVVSSRESSSESDNNEEQCSSGDILHITNKPNQPNAKSIPVQTLSNRVLHFQERWYKEYPWLHYSPTVKGILCFHCVKIYTIQKSTMSKKADPAFCSKGFTNWKNALERFERHQNTKSHHHAVTVSCQEAVPINTQLSTAWSKQQENARHCLQIIVGAVQYLTRQGLALRGHDKDDGNLFQYLKYKAKDDACLSDWLCHCHDYTSPQVQNEILQMLGNSIVRNIAQTIQSLSVLQFSIIIDGTQDISGAEQESICLRYVDEDLVPHEVFIGLYEVSGTTGVEIAKMAVDVDSKGNCYQSSAVSL, from the exons ATGcagtggatttttttccccgtGCAAGAAGGTGTGTTGGGTGTGGTGACACATGTGAGGATGgcggcagcaaaaaaaaagaagctggaCATAAGGAGCTTTTTTTCAAAGAAAAGT GTGACAGAACCTAAACAACTGTGCTGTGTATCAGACAGTGATGGAGAGAAGGGGTCACAG gGGACAGAAGCAGATCAGCCATGTTGTAGTTCAGGTGAAGAGGCAAGGTCACAGGAG GTGGCAATCCTGTCAGATACTAGTGCAGTCAGAGGGGAAGAGttagggtcaaag GAAACTGGTCCACCTGTAGTGAGCAGCAGGGAGAGCAGCAGTGAAAGTGACAACAATGAAGAACAGTGTAGTAGTGGAGATATTCTGCATATTACAAATAAGCCAAACCAGCCTAACGCCAAATCCATCCCTGTTCAAACATTGTCCAATAGGGTCCTCCATTTTCAGGAAAGGTGGTACAAAGAATATCCATGGCTTCATTATAGCCCCACAGTTAAGGGAATTctctgttttcactgtgtgaaaaTATATACCATACAGAAAAGTACTATGTCAAAAAAGGCAGACCCTGCATTCTGCTCAAAGGGGTTCACTAACTGGAAAAATGCTCTTGAAAGATTTGAACGCCATCAAAATACTAAATCCCATCATCATGCAGTCACAGTTAGCTGTCAAGAAGCAGTCCCAATAAATACACAACTCTCAACTGCCTGGTCAAAACAACAGGAAAATGCCAGACACTGCTTACAAATTATTGTAGGTGCAGTACAGTATCTTACTAGGCAGGGTTTGGCACTGCGTGGTCATGACAAAGACGATGGTAAcctatttcaatatttaaaatataaagccAAGGATGATGCCTGTCTTTCTGACTGGCTATGCCATTGTCATGACTATACCTCTCCACAAGTGCAAAATGAGATTTTGCAGATGTTAGGAAACAGCATTGTCAGAAATATTGCACAGACTATCCAGTCTCTATCTGTCCTGCAGTTCTCAATAATTATAGATGGTACTCAAGATATCTCAGGTGCAGAGCAAGAGTCTATATGTTTAAGATATGTGGATGAGGACCTGGTTCCACATGAGGTTTTTATTGGCTTATATGAGGTCTCAGGAACTACAGGAGTGGAGATTGCCAAGATGGCTGTGGAT GTGGACAGTAAGGGGAACTGCTATCAAAGCAGTGCTGTCTCACTATGA
- the abcd4 gene encoding ATP-binding cassette sub-family D member 4 isoform X1, which produces MAQITRSAAKRPERPKLDLKFLQRFCRIQRVLFPTWSSQNVLMFGTLLAVTLFEQLIIYQVGVIPSKFYKVLASKDFPGFKGLLLFAGLLIVLNSMLKSLDQYICSLMYVSWRRALTERLHGAYFQGRVYYTLNVLPEDLDNPDQRISQDAERLCKQMSAMASRLILSPFTVAYYTYHCFHSTGWVGPISIFGYFIVGTLTNKVLMGPIVATLVEQEKLEGDFRFKHMQIRVNAESAAFYRAGKVEHMRTDRRLQRLLQTQRSLMTKEFWLYIGVNTFDYLGGFLSYIVIAMPILTGVYDGLSPGELSALISRNAFVCIYLINCFTQLMDLSTTLSDVAGYTHRIGELMEVMDDIIRKQCDYDPTSGDSYDFDSDLDAPHRHVDTAFILDRLSYKCPQSDSLLVKDLSLKISQGTHLLVVGDTGTGKTSFLRVLNRLWESSSGFVQMTTFFGPRGLLFLPQKPYLTDGTLREQVIYPLKDTYPVSGSVDDERILQFLELAGISSLLKRTGGLDEEVDWSWYDVLSPGEMQRLCFARLFYLQPKYAVLDEATSALTEEAEGQLYRACKQLGMTLVSLGHRSSLDKHHDMKLRLCGDGRWELTELRA; this is translated from the exons ATGGCACAGATTACGCGATCAGCAGCGAAAAGACCCGAAAG GCCAAAACTTGACCTGAAGTTTCTGCAGAGATTCTGCCGTATTCAGAGAGTCCTTTTCCCGACGTGGTCCAGTCAAAATGTGCTCATGTTTGGGACTTTGTTGGCAGTCACACTGTTCG AGCAGCTGATCATTTACCAAGTAGGTGTCATTCCAAGCAAGTTCTACAAAGTGCTTGCAAGCAAAGACTTTCCTGGTTTCAAAGGCCTCCTGTTGTTTGCTGGGCTTCTGATAGTGCTGAACTCCATG CTGAAGAGCCTGGACCAGTATATCTGCAGCCTGATGTATGTGAGCTGGCGGAGGGCTCTGACTGAGCGGCTGCATGGCGCCTACTTCCAGGGCAGGGTCTACTACACGCTGAACGTGCTGCCTGAGGATCTGGACAACCC agaccAGCGCATCAGCCAGGACGCGGAGAGGCTGTGTAAGCAGATGAGCGCCATGGCCAGCCGCCTCATCCTGTCCCCCTTCACCGTGGCCTATTACACCTACCACTGCTTCCACAG CACTGGCTGGGTGGGACCCATCAGTATCTTCGGCTACTTCATCGTGGGGACTCTCACCAACAAAGTGTTGATGGGCCCCATCGTGGCCACGCTGGTCGAGCAGGAGAAGCTAGAGGGAGACTTCAG ATTCAAGCACATGCAGATCCGGGTTAACGCCGAATCTGCCGCCTTCTACAG GGCTGGAAAGGTGGAGCACATGAGAACAGACCGAAGACTGCAGCGCCTCCTGCAGACCCAGAGGAGCCTGATGACAAAGGAGTTCTGGCTATACA TTGGGGTGAACACCTTCGACTACCTGGGGGGCTTCCTGAGCTACATAGTCATCGCCATGCCCATCCTCACAGGGGTGTATGATGGGCTGAGTCCCGGGGAGCTCAGCGCCCTCATCAGCAGG aatgcttttGTCTGCATCTACTTGATAAACTGCTTCACTCAGCTGATGGACCTGTCCACCACACTTTCTGATGTGGCTGGATACACCCACAG GATTGGAGAGTTGATGGAGGTGATGGACGACATCATCCGGAAGCAATGTGACTACGATCCCACATCCGGGGATTCGTATGACTTTGACAG TGATCTGGACGCCCCGCACCGCCACGTGGATACAGCTTTCATTCTGGACCGGCTGTCCTACAAGTGTCCCCAGTCGGACAGTCTCCTAGTGAAAGACCTGAGCCTGAAGATCAGCCAGGGGACACACCTCCTGGTTGTGGGCGACACAGGGACTGGGAAGACCTCCTTCCTGAGGGTCCTCAACAGGCTGTGGGAGTCCTCCAGTG GCTTTGTCCAGATGACCACGTTCTTTGGACCCCGTGGCCTTCTGTTTCTCCCTCAGAAGCCGTACCTGACTGATGGAACGTTGAGAGAGCAG GTTATCTACCCCTTAAAGGACACATACCCAGTCTCGG GCTCTGTGGACGACGAGAGGATCCTTCAGTTCCTCGAGTTGGCCGGCATT TCCAGTCTCTTGAAGAGGACAGGGGGGCTGGATGAGGAAGTGGACTGGAGCTG GTACGATGTGCTGTCGCCCGGGGAAATGCAGCGGCTGTGTTTCGCCCGCCTCTTCTACCTGCAGCCCAAATACGCAG TGCTGGACGAGGCCACCAGCGCATTGACTGAGGAGGCGGAGGGGCAGCTCTACCGGGCCTGTAAACAGCTGGGCATGACGCTGGTGAGCCTGGGCCACCGCAGCAGCCTGGACAAG CATCACGACATGAAGCTGAGGCTCTGTGGAGACGGCAGATGGGAGCTGACTGAGCTGAGAGCGTGA
- the abcd4 gene encoding ATP-binding cassette sub-family D member 4 isoform X3, whose protein sequence is MLKIYIPKRAGKVEHMRTDRRLQRLLQTQRSLMTKEFWLYIGVNTFDYLGGFLSYIVIAMPILTGVYDGLSPGELSALISRNAFVCIYLINCFTQLMDLSTTLSDVAGYTHRIGELMEVMDDIIRKQCDYDPTSGDSYDFDSDLDAPHRHVDTAFILDRLSYKCPQSDSLLVKDLSLKISQGTHLLVVGDTGTGKTSFLRVLNRLWESSSGFVQMTTFFGPRGLLFLPQKPYLTDGTLREQVIYPLKDTYPVSGSVDDERILQFLELAGISSLLKRTGGLDEEVDWSWYDVLSPGEMQRLCFARLFYLQPKYAVLDEATSALTEEAEGQLYRACKQLGMTLVSLGHRSSLDKHHDMKLRLCGDGRWELTELRA, encoded by the exons ATGCTTAAGATATACATCCCCAAAAG GGCTGGAAAGGTGGAGCACATGAGAACAGACCGAAGACTGCAGCGCCTCCTGCAGACCCAGAGGAGCCTGATGACAAAGGAGTTCTGGCTATACA TTGGGGTGAACACCTTCGACTACCTGGGGGGCTTCCTGAGCTACATAGTCATCGCCATGCCCATCCTCACAGGGGTGTATGATGGGCTGAGTCCCGGGGAGCTCAGCGCCCTCATCAGCAGG aatgcttttGTCTGCATCTACTTGATAAACTGCTTCACTCAGCTGATGGACCTGTCCACCACACTTTCTGATGTGGCTGGATACACCCACAG GATTGGAGAGTTGATGGAGGTGATGGACGACATCATCCGGAAGCAATGTGACTACGATCCCACATCCGGGGATTCGTATGACTTTGACAG TGATCTGGACGCCCCGCACCGCCACGTGGATACAGCTTTCATTCTGGACCGGCTGTCCTACAAGTGTCCCCAGTCGGACAGTCTCCTAGTGAAAGACCTGAGCCTGAAGATCAGCCAGGGGACACACCTCCTGGTTGTGGGCGACACAGGGACTGGGAAGACCTCCTTCCTGAGGGTCCTCAACAGGCTGTGGGAGTCCTCCAGTG GCTTTGTCCAGATGACCACGTTCTTTGGACCCCGTGGCCTTCTGTTTCTCCCTCAGAAGCCGTACCTGACTGATGGAACGTTGAGAGAGCAG GTTATCTACCCCTTAAAGGACACATACCCAGTCTCGG GCTCTGTGGACGACGAGAGGATCCTTCAGTTCCTCGAGTTGGCCGGCATT TCCAGTCTCTTGAAGAGGACAGGGGGGCTGGATGAGGAAGTGGACTGGAGCTG GTACGATGTGCTGTCGCCCGGGGAAATGCAGCGGCTGTGTTTCGCCCGCCTCTTCTACCTGCAGCCCAAATACGCAG TGCTGGACGAGGCCACCAGCGCATTGACTGAGGAGGCGGAGGGGCAGCTCTACCGGGCCTGTAAACAGCTGGGCATGACGCTGGTGAGCCTGGGCCACCGCAGCAGCCTGGACAAG CATCACGACATGAAGCTGAGGCTCTGTGGAGACGGCAGATGGGAGCTGACTGAGCTGAGAGCGTGA